The region TGTTTTGAATCGCCTCGTTTTTAACATCATTTTGATTCCCATCCGTTTTTTTCGGAAACGTTTCTGCGGTGAGGCTCTGTCTATGGCGCCTATCCATTGTTGGTAATGCGCAGATTATGATAGCGTTGAATTGAGTTTATTGTGATCTCAATACCATGTGTTAGCTTTGTTTCGGTTGATAACAAACAACTTCAGAACTTCCCGTTTCAAACTGACAACCTTAGGCGCGGGAAGCTTTATATAAATAACATCTTAACAACCACGTGCAATTGTGTCATAATAGAAACCGTGACAACCAAAACGTGATAAAGGTACATCATCACAAACACCAGTACCATGACAAAGTCTGTCACAGTCAcaaacttaaaacattaataccgtaatttaaaaataataataaaaaaaaaataaaaaaaaaaaaaaaaaaaaaaaaaaaaaaaaaaaacgactaagctcaatatttaaattgataatGAAATAGTACTAATAATTGTTCAAGTAACTAAACTTACACAACTGATATGTCTACTTGTTTTTATTGGAATTGAAATTGTATACGTTTAAAAGTATGGTTAATTCTCagaaagcagaaaataaatacataaaagaacTTGCCAGCTGcaatagcaaaataataaatttaaaatggaatataacattcacaatttttttttgtttttgtttttatttattttagtttttaattattattaaagtcTGCACCTATTGTCTATGGACATTTTCTTTCAGATAATGTCTAAATGCTTAGTTaggaaaactaaaatatttattgaatCAATTTCCCTTGTTTTGGTTGGTAAAAATTCCTTGTTAAGAGTTTTCAAAAATATTGCTTTTCTTCTACAACATGCctcctacatttaaaaaaaataaatgttgataaaTAACAGCTTTGTCTCAAACCTCTACTCTAGGAATGACTCTTCAAGGGGTCAACAGGAATATGAATTCACAAATTACAGATAAGTCTTTTGAAAATGACTGCTAAAGCCTATTGTAAGCTCTCTGAATCCATGTGAACAGGTGGTTAGACCAATGCCTCCTCCCTTGTTGTCCCGCAAACCTAACATTACAGAGCTCTCTACTCAGCTCTCAACACTTTCAAATCTGCAGTGTCAGGTGTTTCATCAGCTAGCTGTCATCTTCCAGAATCTCTGAGTGCTCTTCCCAAAACTCCTCCCCGATGAGGTCACAATGCAGAGGAGTGACTTTTTTCCGGGTCCTTGTCACtacaatttctttttctttctcttcattTGGAAGTTTTATTGTTTTCGTTGTGGTTTCAtcaatcttaaaaaacaaaacaaaaccaaaaaaaaaacacattcaattatgTTACACTGGTTTTAAGTAAAGTTGCttgattaaaaaagtatttagtgacaccgtttttgttttgtgtatataaGATAGTAAATATTTGCACCACTGCTATGACACCAATTGTACAGCAAATCTGGTCTGGCAAACGTCTAGCATTGTAGGGAAGGTTCAGCCTTAATAATGCCTTTGCTCTACAATACAACTGTGTTACCTTCTTCCAAACAAGAGCAGTGCCTTTCCTGTGGATCACAGGCTCGTTATTGTAGTTTATGTTGAACTCAGAAAACAAAATCTCATTTTTATCTCCTGAAAGAGTGCCCTGCAAAAGAAGAGTAAAGGAAATCAGTACAGATTAGACagtataataaatgcattaaGCAAAATGAGGGTTTTTTGTTATGTACATTGTTAGGAAAAAAAGAGACAGCCATTACCTGCACTGCAAACTTTCAGCTGAATGCACCTGTGGCACAGCAAAGACTGAGAAAAACCCTAATTAAAAGGGATTAGTGAGCTTACGCAATTACTACACttagcagaaaaaaacaacacagtcaaaTACACTGCATGTCAGCATTCTGCTTTCTGTCACAATCACTGGGCTTGTCAAGTGTGTATATTGGTGAGCGAGTGCGTGTTCAACCCCTGTCTACAGAAACAGGTTTTATAGCATTTTCTAGTTGTTGTCTGTTGTAAAACTAAGATGAGAAACATGTTTACCCTCAATTTCTCTTCAGCCTGAGAAGTTGTCAGTCCACCTTTCTGCACCAAATTCCAAAACACTGTGTTGAAAAGGTTATTGATATGGCCTGGAAAGATAGGACAAGAATTACAAGAATGGGTTATTAACAAATTCTTAAAGACCATGTCATGGTATGTTTTCCAGaccattaattaaataaactaaatgcaTGATTTAAATGATCTGCAgcaggttcaattaaacaattaagactcTGGAGTCTGCAACAGAACAGACCACAAGGTTTTTAACCCCGCCCTGGATAAAACTAAAGTGTGATCAATCAAGCACACTTACAATCAGCCTGCCTCCAGCTAAGGTAATCTCGCAAATTCTGATTGCTGGGGTACAGAATGACTCTCCCATCAAACCCTGGTGGGTACAGAAGAGTCTGGTCCTGAAAATAATCCTTCCAATAAAAGACGTAACTTGAAGCAAATTGGGAGGCCACATGTGTCATGAatttgctgtaaaacaacaaagaaagaaagctgCTTAACAGTGAACTTCCACTGAAATAGCTGGTACATAACACAGTGTTCACATAGATGTCAGTGTTAATCACTGCTTAACTGTTAATACACATAATTCTGAGATTAGTGGCTGTTTTGCAATTCTGAGAACTAGTTGGAAGAAAACAATTTGAATTTCATTATCACGTATTCCAACCATCTGACTGATGAACTTCTATTTATTCATCTTATTAAATCAACACATTCCGAATCCTACCTGGCTCTTCTTTTGAACCAGTTAGACTTCttttggaaaacaaaactgtactCGTCACTCTGCCCGTAAGCGATCACTATATCCTCCAGCTCCTCCATCACAGCCTGGGCACACCTTGTCATCAGGTTCAATGCACGGTCATCGTTAGGCTTTGTAAAACTGTGCTGCTCTGCAAACCTACAAGAGGGTTAAAAAAATGATGGTCTGACAATTACAGATGCAGCCTAGTGTCCACACACAGTGTAACTTACAGCATGAAACTCGACCTTGCAATTCTTGGGATGACAAAGGCTACACTTCACCTGCTAGATATGACTTACAAATGCAAGGAAAACTATACCAGTAACTGATCACAGAGGAATGAAAATTAACCTGCCTCCGCCTAGACAGATGTTATTGTACTTCAAATATTTTCAACTAACTTGTGAAAATTCCTCCCATCCAATCTAACCACAATCCAGCAGTTTCTTAAGCAGG is a window of Polyodon spathula isolate WHYD16114869_AA chromosome 12, ASM1765450v1, whole genome shotgun sequence DNA encoding:
- the thg1l gene encoding probable tRNA(His) guanylyltransferase isoform X2 translates to MPRRFAEQHSFTKPNDDRALNLMTRCAQAVMEELEDIVIAYGQSDEYSFVFQKKSNWFKRRASKFMTHVASQFASSYVFYWKDYFQDQTLLYPPGFDGRVILYPSNQNLRDYLSWRQADCHINNLFNTVFWNLVQKGGLTTSQAEEKLRGTLSGDKNEILFSEFNINYNNEPVIHRKGTALVWKKIDETTTKTIKLPNEEKEKEIVVTRTRKKVTPLHCDLIGEEFWEEHSEILEDDS
- the thg1l gene encoding probable tRNA(His) guanylyltransferase isoform X3, with product MTRCAQAVMEELEDIVIAYGQSDEYSFVFQKKSNWFKRRASKFMTHVASQFASSYVFYWKDYFQDQTLLYPPGFDGRVILYPSNQNLRDYLSWRQADCHINNLFNTVFWNLVQKGGLTTSQAEEKLRGTLSGDKNEILFSEFNINYNNEPVIHRKGTALVWKKIDETTTKTIKLPNEEKEKEIVVTRTRKKVTPLHCDLIGEEFWEEHSEILEDDS
- the thg1l gene encoding probable tRNA(His) guanylyltransferase isoform X1, which produces MAKSKFEYVRNFEVDDTCLRNCWIVVRLDGRNFHKFAEQHSFTKPNDDRALNLMTRCAQAVMEELEDIVIAYGQSDEYSFVFQKKSNWFKRRASKFMTHVASQFASSYVFYWKDYFQDQTLLYPPGFDGRVILYPSNQNLRDYLSWRQADCHINNLFNTVFWNLVQKGGLTTSQAEEKLRGTLSGDKNEILFSEFNINYNNEPVIHRKGTALVWKKIDETTTKTIKLPNEEKEKEIVVTRTRKKVTPLHCDLIGEEFWEEHSEILEDDS